Proteins from a single region of Paenibacillus sp. BIHB 4019:
- a CDS encoding sugar ABC transporter permease — protein MPMKGVLKRYVSLLAFVAPAFILYAIFLLIPTIGGMYYSFTDWNGLNTNYQFIGLDNFVEALKDDPDFVHSLLFTLKYVLYMLVLQNVIALLLAVLIESRSKSKGFFRTIFFMPNMISIIISAFMWTFVFTQVLPQLAEKTMFTFLDQSWVGDPKFSFYAILVISLWNGVGYMMIIYLAGLQGVPQSLMEAAIIDGANPLQRFMKVTLPMITHAITICFFLTLNGAFKVFEVVYGFTGGGPGRSTQVITMNIYEEAFSNNFRYGYASAKSVILFIIVLIFTLIQIAVMKRKEVEA, from the coding sequence GTGCCAATGAAGGGTGTTTTAAAAAGATATGTATCGCTGCTGGCCTTCGTCGCGCCTGCATTTATTTTGTACGCCATTTTTCTGCTGATTCCGACTATCGGCGGTATGTATTACAGCTTTACAGACTGGAATGGACTGAACACTAACTATCAATTTATTGGTCTCGACAATTTTGTGGAGGCGCTGAAGGACGACCCGGATTTTGTCCACTCGCTGCTGTTCACATTAAAATATGTGCTGTATATGCTTGTGCTGCAAAATGTAATCGCACTGCTGCTTGCCGTTCTCATTGAATCGCGGAGCAAAAGCAAAGGATTTTTCCGCACGATATTTTTCATGCCTAACATGATCAGTATTATTATTAGCGCTTTTATGTGGACATTCGTGTTTACACAAGTGCTGCCGCAGCTAGCGGAAAAAACAATGTTCACCTTCCTGGATCAATCCTGGGTGGGCGATCCGAAATTTTCCTTCTATGCGATTTTGGTTATCTCGCTCTGGAATGGCGTCGGCTACATGATGATTATTTATTTGGCCGGCTTGCAAGGGGTACCGCAAAGCTTGATGGAAGCGGCTATTATCGATGGAGCGAATCCGCTGCAGCGCTTTATGAAGGTTACGCTGCCGATGATTACACATGCGATTACGATTTGCTTCTTCTTGACGCTGAACGGCGCTTTTAAAGTGTTCGAGGTCGTGTATGGCTTTACGGGCGGAGGTCCGGGCCGGTCGACACAGGTTATAACGATGAATATTTATGAAGAGGCCTTTTCGAACAACTTCCGCTACGGCTATGCCAGCGCGAAATCGGTTATTTTATTCATTATCGTCTTGATTTTCACACTCATTCAGATTGCAGTCATGAAAAGAAAAGAGGTGGAGGCATGA
- the gmd gene encoding GDP-mannose 4,6-dehydratase, whose product MNKVAFITGVTGQDGMYLTELLLAKGYIVHGLRRRSSLANTGRIDRIVEQANRAQQRLHLHYGDLTDSTNLVRLVQDIQPDEIYNLAAMSHVHVSFDMPEYTANADGIGTLRLLEAIRLLGLTHKTKIYQASTSELYGLVQAVPQSETTPFYPRSPYAVAKLYGYWITVNYREAYGMYACNGILFNHESPVRGETFVTRKITRAVARIASGLQQTLELGNLSAQRDWGHARDYVEAMWRILQQDGPEDYVIATGQTTEVREFVRLAFAEAGIEVAFTGEGADELGHVVSCKRPEYQLPVGQLVVQVNPRYYRPTEVELLLGDPGKAQAKLGWTPASSLADLVKDMVAADLEETQRVADLRKLGYDVSLDME is encoded by the coding sequence ATGAATAAGGTCGCCTTCATTACAGGTGTGACAGGACAAGACGGCATGTATTTAACCGAACTGCTGCTAGCTAAAGGTTACATTGTTCACGGTTTGAGACGGCGCAGCTCGCTGGCGAATACAGGGCGGATCGACCGTATTGTGGAGCAAGCGAACCGCGCACAGCAGCGGTTGCATTTGCATTATGGCGATTTGACGGATTCGACAAACTTGGTACGGCTGGTACAGGACATTCAGCCGGATGAAATTTATAATTTGGCGGCGATGAGCCATGTGCATGTCAGCTTCGACATGCCGGAATATACGGCAAATGCCGATGGCATCGGTACTTTGCGCCTGCTCGAAGCCATAAGGCTTCTTGGTCTGACCCATAAAACGAAAATTTATCAGGCGTCCACGTCAGAGCTGTACGGACTTGTGCAGGCGGTTCCACAAAGCGAGACGACACCGTTTTACCCCCGCAGCCCTTACGCGGTCGCCAAGCTGTATGGCTATTGGATTACGGTCAATTACCGGGAAGCATACGGCATGTATGCCTGTAACGGCATCTTGTTCAACCATGAAAGCCCGGTGCGCGGAGAAACGTTCGTCACGCGAAAAATAACGCGCGCGGTTGCCCGCATCGCCTCTGGCCTCCAGCAGACGCTGGAGCTGGGCAACTTGTCGGCCCAGCGTGACTGGGGCCATGCGAGAGATTATGTAGAAGCGATGTGGCGCATTCTGCAGCAAGACGGGCCGGAGGATTATGTTATTGCCACGGGGCAGACAACCGAAGTGCGTGAGTTTGTGCGGCTTGCTTTTGCCGAGGCAGGCATCGAGGTTGCTTTTACGGGCGAGGGAGCGGATGAGCTGGGCCATGTGGTCAGCTGCAAGCGTCCTGAATACCAGCTTCCAGTTGGCCAACTGGTCGTCCAGGTTAACCCGCGATATTACCGCCCGACCGAGGTGGAGCTATTGCTTGGCGATCCGGGAAAAGCGCAGGCGAAGCTCGGCTGGACGCCAGCCAGCAGCCTTGCTGATCTCGTCAAGGATATGGTCGCCGCCGACTTGGAGGAGACGCAGCGCGTAGCGGATTTGCGCAAGCTGGGTTATGATGT
- a CDS encoding glycoside hydrolase family 30 protein — protein sequence MGQTAKWFSSTQTASWTEKSTQSRTFSPALSNLAITESAYQTVEGFGGCFNELGFTALSHLSEEERAAVMHELFHPEGEQRFSICRLPIGASDYALEWYSLNETDGDVAMAHFSIERDRKYLIPYIKEALALNPELKLFASPWSPPTWMKTPKAYNYGTLRWEKEILEAYALYFVKFVQAYQEEGITIHQVHVQNEVVADQKFPSCVWTGEQLKEFIRDYLGPAFEQHGLDTEIWLGTINAPDPWLELMKGTTNDYDAYAGLVLSDPEAYKYIKGVGYQWAGKYAIARTSQSYPELRYMQTENECGDGKNTWAYAKYVFHLYQHYFSNGVNSYIYWNMALEPKGRSTWGWEQNAMITIEPDTKRAMNNPEYYVMKHFSHYVAPGSKRIGLEGPWSGHSIAFKREDGSRVVVITNPYTDTRELRLFDGEAEHVFELEPESFHTIVLS from the coding sequence TAACTGAAAGCGCATACCAAACAGTAGAGGGCTTTGGCGGCTGCTTCAATGAGCTGGGCTTTACTGCACTGAGCCACTTATCGGAGGAAGAACGCGCGGCAGTCATGCACGAGCTGTTCCACCCGGAAGGCGAGCAGCGCTTCAGCATTTGCCGCCTGCCTATCGGCGCAAGCGACTATGCGCTGGAATGGTACAGCTTGAACGAAACGGACGGCGACGTGGCGATGGCGCATTTTTCCATTGAACGCGACCGCAAGTATTTGATTCCTTATATAAAAGAAGCACTGGCGCTTAATCCGGAGCTGAAGCTGTTCGCTTCGCCATGGAGCCCTCCGACGTGGATGAAGACGCCGAAGGCTTATAACTACGGAACGCTGCGATGGGAGAAGGAAATTCTCGAAGCCTATGCGCTGTATTTCGTCAAATTCGTTCAGGCTTACCAAGAGGAAGGCATTACGATTCATCAGGTCCATGTGCAAAATGAAGTCGTAGCCGATCAGAAGTTTCCTTCCTGCGTATGGACGGGCGAGCAGCTTAAGGAGTTTATCCGCGATTATTTAGGACCTGCTTTTGAACAGCATGGACTGGATACGGAAATTTGGCTTGGAACGATTAATGCGCCCGATCCATGGCTGGAGCTGATGAAGGGGACAACGAACGATTATGACGCTTATGCGGGTCTTGTGCTGAGCGACCCCGAAGCTTATAAATACATTAAAGGCGTCGGCTATCAGTGGGCAGGCAAATATGCGATAGCCCGGACGTCGCAGAGCTACCCGGAGCTGCGTTATATGCAGACGGAGAATGAATGCGGGGATGGCAAAAACACGTGGGCGTATGCCAAATATGTATTTCATCTGTACCAGCATTATTTCAGCAACGGCGTGAACAGCTACATTTACTGGAATATGGCGCTGGAGCCGAAAGGGCGCAGCACATGGGGCTGGGAGCAAAATGCCATGATTACAATAGAGCCGGATACGAAGCGAGCTATGAACAATCCGGAATATTACGTAATGAAGCATTTCAGCCATTATGTGGCGCCGGGCTCGAAGCGCATCGGGCTGGAAGGCCCATGGAGCGGCCATTCCATTGCTTTCAAGCGCGAAGACGGCTCGCGGGTCGTTGTAATTACGAATCCATATACGGATACAAGAGAGCTAAGGCTGTTCGACGGCGAGGCGGAGCATGTATTCGAGCTGGAGCCGGAATCTTTCCATACGATTGTGCTGTCTTAG
- a CDS encoding response regulator produces MIKVMLVDDESWGRDIVRTFGRWPEYEMEIVAEAEDGEEALRLAEKHMPHLIITDMRMPGMDGVKLLNELHERLPHIQIVVISGYDDFKYMQHAIRCQAVDYLLKPIDPKELNAVLSRCAAGIAAAAESRRMLTLDLEWLLSLTSMKQRLRARFNELDREGMQELFGELERELDSSGAGKPQLLERIIQELLLMLKELLLANSLEANAMDGARDGAELASSANAAAFLTARYEEALEQLIQQRKFKKRLNLDEVRQYMEARFAEPISLEQVARAFFVSKEYLSKTFKQEYGCNMTDYILQLRMDKAREWLLDEKLPIKTVAEMAGYEDVTYFYRVFKKHFGIAPGEMRRGSEN; encoded by the coding sequence ATGATTAAAGTAATGCTGGTCGATGATGAGAGCTGGGGACGAGACATCGTTCGCACATTCGGCCGCTGGCCGGAATATGAGATGGAAATTGTCGCCGAGGCAGAGGATGGGGAAGAGGCGCTGCGGCTCGCTGAGAAGCATATGCCGCATCTCATTATTACCGATATGCGGATGCCGGGCATGGATGGGGTGAAGCTGCTGAATGAACTGCATGAACGCCTGCCTCATATCCAAATTGTCGTCATTAGCGGCTATGATGACTTCAAATACATGCAGCATGCGATTCGCTGCCAGGCTGTAGATTATTTGCTGAAGCCGATTGATCCGAAAGAGCTGAACGCCGTGCTCTCAAGATGCGCAGCGGGTATCGCGGCGGCTGCGGAGAGCCGGCGCATGCTGACGCTGGATCTCGAATGGCTGCTGTCGCTGACATCGATGAAGCAGCGGCTGCGTGCCCGGTTCAATGAGCTGGATCGCGAAGGCATGCAGGAGCTGTTCGGGGAGCTGGAAAGAGAGCTGGATAGCAGTGGTGCTGGCAAGCCGCAGCTGCTGGAGCGCATTATCCAAGAGCTGCTGCTCATGCTGAAGGAGCTGCTGCTGGCTAATTCATTGGAGGCAAATGCGATGGATGGCGCCAGAGACGGGGCGGAGCTCGCCTCAAGCGCGAATGCAGCCGCTTTTCTGACTGCCCGTTATGAGGAAGCGCTGGAGCAGCTGATTCAGCAGCGGAAATTCAAGAAACGGCTGAATTTGGACGAGGTTAGGCAGTATATGGAGGCGCGATTTGCCGAGCCGATTTCCCTGGAGCAGGTAGCTCGCGCTTTTTTCGTTAGCAAGGAGTACTTGAGTAAAACGTTTAAGCAGGAATATGGCTGCAATATGACCGATTATATTTTGCAGCTTCGCATGGATAAGGCGCGGGAGTGGCTGCTTGATGAAAAATTGCCGATTAAAACAGTTGCGGAAATGGCAGGCTATGAAGATGTAACGTATTTTTATCGCGTGTTTAAAAAGCATTTCGGCATTGCCCCAGGGGAAATGCGGCGTGGCAGCGAGAATTAA
- a CDS encoding histidine kinase: MRLLSKIYRAILHPFRRSIRNKLIFIMVVVSVLPIIAVTALAVDNNRQSMETELIGTNVSNMKWTSIYLGEQFSQMNSVLYSVLINPNLNEYIASEEESGLSSQFSAQRNIEDAMASLFYSGNHYISGIELYLKRSGKLFTMNASQNQIRTLDRVPAPYNELFNQRKDFMIQNSPEGDRFQLIRSINRFENREILGGITLEVRWAILDQTLSLLNPANDQTVIIAGPDGEVLYQMGSDDLSAEQVAKIVKGGTEPGYERQGDEYVFYNTIDPMKLKLIKIIPLSAINQSAQATMHYGIWIGTITVAAAILIAVLLAWRTATPIVLLARSMQGLNLIRQGDKPLSGRMDEIGLLETKLYNMSHRIREHIKSEYSMNLEKKTAELKALQAQINPHFLQNTLQMIGSMLFSKKPAESYETIRSLSEMFRYVIREPDDLATLKQELEHMNNYMVIQQQRFQSRLQYSLEVDERLLQSRIPKLTLQPIVENAFMHGLDSQAGGWELSVKVAQASIAEAEGGVGALAGAGVTITISDNGVGIGAERLREVRQRLSYADGQVWTRGERIGLGNVASRLQMHFGKAYGLAIDSEVGVGTRITIHIPGEMQGGELHD; the protein is encoded by the coding sequence ATGAGGCTGTTGTCTAAAATATATCGGGCGATTTTGCACCCGTTCCGGCGCAGCATTCGCAATAAGCTGATTTTCATTATGGTTGTTGTGTCGGTGCTGCCGATTATAGCGGTAACTGCGCTTGCTGTGGACAATAACCGCCAGTCGATGGAGACCGAGCTTATTGGGACGAATGTGTCCAATATGAAGTGGACGAGCATTTATCTCGGGGAGCAGTTTTCACAAATGAACAGCGTTTTATATTCCGTCCTCATTAACCCGAACCTGAATGAATACATTGCCAGCGAGGAGGAATCGGGCCTGTCCAGCCAGTTTTCGGCACAGCGCAACATTGAGGATGCGATGGCCTCGCTTTTTTATTCGGGCAATCATTATATTTCGGGCATTGAGCTTTATTTGAAAAGAAGCGGCAAGCTGTTCACGATGAATGCGTCTCAGAATCAAATTAGAACGCTGGACCGCGTACCTGCGCCTTATAATGAACTGTTTAATCAGCGCAAGGATTTTATGATTCAAAACAGTCCGGAAGGCGACCGTTTTCAACTGATACGGAGCATTAACCGGTTTGAAAACCGTGAAATTCTTGGCGGCATTACGCTGGAGGTGCGCTGGGCCATTCTCGACCAGACGCTGTCGCTGCTTAATCCAGCCAATGACCAAACCGTGATTATTGCAGGACCGGATGGGGAAGTTTTGTACCAAATGGGCAGCGACGACCTTTCGGCCGAGCAGGTTGCGAAAATCGTGAAGGGCGGTACAGAGCCTGGCTATGAGCGGCAGGGGGACGAATATGTATTTTACAATACGATTGATCCGATGAAGCTAAAGCTCATTAAAATTATTCCACTGAGCGCGATTAACCAAAGCGCGCAAGCGACGATGCATTATGGAATATGGATTGGCACGATAACGGTTGCCGCTGCTATTTTAATTGCCGTGCTGCTTGCCTGGCGCACAGCAACGCCGATTGTGCTGCTTGCGCGATCCATGCAAGGGCTGAACCTTATTAGACAGGGAGATAAGCCGCTGAGTGGACGCATGGATGAAATTGGTTTGCTGGAGACGAAGCTTTACAATATGTCTCATCGAATTAGGGAGCATATTAAGAGCGAATACAGCATGAATTTGGAAAAAAAGACAGCGGAGCTCAAGGCGCTGCAGGCGCAGATCAATCCGCATTTTTTGCAAAATACGCTGCAAATGATCGGCAGCATGCTCTTTTCCAAAAAGCCTGCTGAAAGCTATGAAACGATTCGCTCGCTAAGCGAAATGTTCCGTTATGTCATTCGTGAGCCAGATGATCTTGCTACGCTGAAGCAGGAGCTGGAGCATATGAACAATTACATGGTCATCCAGCAGCAGCGTTTTCAGTCGCGGCTGCAATATAGCTTGGAGGTGGACGAGCGGCTGCTGCAAAGCCGCATTCCGAAGCTGACGCTGCAGCCCATCGTGGAAAATGCATTTATGCACGGACTCGATTCGCAGGCTGGAGGCTGGGAGCTGAGCGTAAAGGTAGCTCAAGCCAGCATCGCAGAAGCGGAAGGCGGAGTTGGGGCATTAGCAGGCGCAGGAGTAACCATTACAATCAGTGACAATGGAGTAGGGATAGGCGCTGAGCGGCTGAGGGAAGTTCGCCAAAGGCTCAGCTATGCGGATGGACAGGTTTGGACTCGCGGAGAGCGGATTGGACTGGGCAATGTGGCCTCAAGGCTGCAAATGCATTTTGGCAAAGCGTATGGCCTGGCGATCGACAGTGAAGTCGGAGTTGGCACTCGCATAACCATTCATATTCCTGGTGAAATGCAAGGGGGAGAACTGCATGATTAA
- a CDS encoding beta-galactosidase, protein MDKLLYGVAYYDEYMPYERLNEDIRMMKEAGINVVRIAESTWSTHEPQNGVFDFSSVDRVLDAMHEAGIHVIVGTPTYAIPTWMVKEHPDVLAVTAAGPGKYGARQIMDITHPVYLFHAERIIRKLIERVSKHPAVIGYQTDNETKHYGTAGPNVQLRFVKYMRDTYETLERVNELFGLDYWSNRINSWEDFPSVVGTINGSLGAEFAKFQRGLVNEFLAWQVGLVNEYKQPGQFVTQNFDFEWRGYSFGVQPSVNHFEAAVPFDIAGVDIYHPSQDELTGIEISFGGDMTRSLKGSNYLVLETQAQAFPNWTPYPGQLRLQAFSHVASGADMVAYWHWHSIHNSFETYWKGLLSHDFLPNPVYNEAGTIGRDFARLSDELVHLRKQNNVAVMVSNEALTAMEWFKLPDGKLYNDIVRWLYDELYKMNIGCDFITPACEKLGDYKVVIVPALYAVPDATLERLNAFVEQGGHAVYSFKSGFADERIKVRTSQQPGIIGKACGVGYSLFIDPKNVGLKGAGLDAAPGTVTSWMELLTPLTGEVEVLAHYDHPQWGEYAAITRNRYGKGTATYMGCLTDGASAHEVLKGTVQEAGLWGEDQQVSFPIIVKHGVNGQGAQLRYYFNYSAEPVSFVYPHAAGHELLEGRPVGSGEQLTLAPWGVQIIKAG, encoded by the coding sequence ATGGATAAATTATTATACGGCGTTGCTTATTATGATGAATATATGCCTTACGAGAGGCTGAATGAAGATATCCGCATGATGAAGGAAGCGGGCATTAACGTAGTCCGTATTGCCGAATCTACTTGGAGCACGCATGAGCCGCAAAATGGCGTATTTGATTTCAGCTCGGTAGACCGCGTGCTGGATGCGATGCATGAAGCAGGTATCCATGTTATCGTAGGAACGCCAACCTATGCGATACCGACCTGGATGGTCAAGGAGCACCCGGATGTGCTTGCTGTAACCGCAGCCGGACCTGGCAAATACGGCGCACGCCAAATTATGGACATTACGCATCCGGTGTATTTGTTCCACGCTGAGCGGATCATTCGCAAGCTGATCGAGCGCGTCAGCAAGCATCCGGCGGTTATCGGCTATCAGACGGACAATGAGACAAAACACTACGGCACGGCTGGGCCGAATGTCCAGCTGCGCTTCGTTAAATATATGCGTGATACTTACGAGACGCTGGAGCGCGTCAATGAGCTATTCGGCCTCGATTATTGGAGCAACCGCATTAACAGCTGGGAGGACTTTCCGTCCGTTGTCGGAACAATCAATGGCAGCTTAGGCGCAGAATTTGCCAAATTCCAACGCGGGCTGGTTAATGAGTTTCTGGCATGGCAGGTAGGTCTTGTTAATGAATACAAGCAGCCAGGGCAGTTCGTGACGCAAAACTTCGATTTTGAATGGCGCGGTTATTCCTTTGGCGTACAGCCTTCGGTCAACCATTTCGAAGCGGCGGTGCCATTCGATATTGCTGGCGTAGACATCTATCATCCGTCACAGGATGAACTGACGGGCATTGAAATTTCATTCGGCGGCGACATGACGCGTTCGCTGAAGGGCAGCAACTATTTGGTGCTGGAAACTCAGGCGCAGGCATTCCCGAACTGGACGCCATATCCGGGGCAGCTGCGGCTGCAGGCGTTCAGCCATGTGGCATCTGGCGCTGATATGGTTGCTTATTGGCACTGGCACTCGATCCATAATTCGTTTGAGACGTATTGGAAAGGGCTGCTCAGCCACGATTTTCTGCCTAATCCGGTTTATAACGAAGCAGGGACGATCGGCCGGGATTTTGCCCGCCTGAGCGATGAACTGGTGCATTTGCGCAAGCAAAACAACGTTGCCGTTATGGTGAGCAATGAAGCGCTAACAGCGATGGAGTGGTTCAAGCTGCCGGATGGCAAATTGTACAATGATATTGTGCGCTGGCTGTATGACGAGCTGTACAAAATGAACATCGGCTGCGATTTTATTACGCCAGCATGCGAGAAGCTGGGTGATTACAAGGTTGTCATTGTTCCGGCTTTGTACGCCGTGCCGGATGCGACGCTTGAGCGGCTAAATGCTTTTGTCGAGCAGGGCGGGCATGCGGTATATTCGTTCAAAAGCGGCTTTGCCGACGAGCGGATTAAAGTTCGTACCTCGCAGCAGCCGGGCATTATTGGAAAAGCGTGCGGCGTCGGCTACAGCCTGTTTATCGATCCGAAAAATGTCGGGCTGAAAGGCGCGGGGCTGGATGCAGCGCCAGGAACGGTTACGAGCTGGATGGAGCTGCTGACGCCGCTTACCGGCGAAGTTGAGGTGCTGGCGCATTATGACCATCCGCAGTGGGGCGAATATGCGGCCATTACCCGCAACCGTTATGGCAAAGGTACGGCAACGTACATGGGCTGCCTGACGGATGGAGCTTCTGCCCATGAGGTGCTGAAGGGCACCGTTCAAGAGGCGGGACTATGGGGGGAAGATCAGCAGGTCAGCTTCCCGATCATTGTAAAGCATGGAGTTAATGGGCAGGGAGCGCAGCTGCGCTACTATTTCAACTACTCTGCTGAGCCGGTATCCTTCGTATATCCGCATGCAGCGGGACATGAATTGCTTGAGGGCCGTCCGGTCGGCAGCGGCGAGCAGCTTACGCTTGCACCGTGGGGCGTGCAAATCATTAAAGCAGGATAA
- a CDS encoding carbohydrate ABC transporter permease, with the protein MRNRSASSLFITLFLTIGAAISFFPIYMAIANSFKTQGEMFQSFVALPSAPTFDNYVQAFHKINMLNSTLNSVIVSVLGIGGIVFCAALAGYKLSRTPGKASAAIFFLFVASMLVPFHSIMIPLTRMANGLSVQGSTYGLALIYIGLGVNMAVFLYHGFVKSIPRELEEAAHMDGCGEFQTFFRIIFPLLLPITVTIAILDFLWIWNDFLLPMLMLTDSDHYTLILSTNTLFGEYNKEWTLILASLVLTAIPVIIIYAFFQRFIMEGITEGAVKG; encoded by the coding sequence ATGAGAAACAGAAGCGCAAGCTCGTTATTTATTACGCTGTTTCTTACGATCGGCGCCGCCATTTCCTTCTTCCCGATTTATATGGCCATTGCCAACTCGTTTAAAACGCAAGGAGAAATGTTTCAATCGTTCGTGGCCTTGCCGTCTGCGCCGACCTTTGACAACTACGTGCAGGCTTTTCACAAAATCAATATGCTTAACAGCACGCTGAATTCGGTAATCGTATCGGTGCTGGGCATTGGCGGCATCGTGTTCTGCGCCGCGCTAGCGGGCTATAAGCTGTCTAGGACACCAGGCAAGGCAAGCGCGGCCATCTTTTTCCTATTCGTTGCTTCAATGCTCGTGCCCTTTCACTCGATTATGATTCCGCTTACCCGGATGGCGAACGGCTTGTCCGTACAGGGCAGTACTTATGGCTTGGCACTCATCTACATTGGACTAGGCGTCAATATGGCCGTATTTCTGTATCATGGTTTCGTAAAATCGATTCCGCGCGAGCTGGAGGAAGCGGCTCATATGGACGGCTGCGGCGAGTTCCAGACGTTTTTCCGGATTATTTTTCCGCTGCTGCTGCCGATTACGGTGACGATTGCCATTCTCGATTTCCTATGGATCTGGAATGACTTCCTGCTGCCGATGCTGATGCTGACGGATTCGGATCATTATACGCTTATTTTGTCCACGAACACATTGTTTGGCGAATATAACAAGGAATGGACACTCATCCTTGCTTCGCTTGTATTGACGGCGATTCCGGTTATTATTATTTACGCCTTCTTCCAACGCTTTATTATGGAGGGCATTACAGAGGGAGCAGTGAAGGGCTAA
- a CDS encoding extracellular solute-binding protein, with product MKKKLWKSALSAALITTLLAGCGSNSGTATNNGKETGEGGAKTVKLKMFIAQPRLKESYDKYIAQFVAKEKAEKNIDVQVQLEMPTADTAPQILKTRLASNDAPDVFAVHAINEIPSFYKAGYLEDLSGQPFVDKLLDSVKPSVTTTDGKIVAVPMETLSWGYVYNKKIFKDLGLTPPTTLTEMKAVIAKLKENKITPFLLSYKESWIPQLFLPLAVGAISNTTDKDFVERMNKDEGSFNEMKAMFEVIDLVNQNGTDKAMEVGGDDGSAAFATGKAAMWIQGPWFAESILKANADMDFGVAPLPINDDPNATMINLSTSTSLVVSKNSANKEVALDFVNYVLDDKDSNAFYEELKFNPVAKNHSFTTYPWVEDAMTYVKEGKSYLDPSIPQAVKDESGKALQSYYAGQLSQDGVIAALDKAWKSFNKVNK from the coding sequence ATGAAAAAGAAGCTTTGGAAATCAGCGCTAAGCGCAGCACTAATTACAACACTGCTGGCAGGCTGCGGCTCGAACAGCGGTACAGCAACCAATAATGGCAAAGAAACAGGCGAAGGCGGCGCGAAAACGGTCAAGCTCAAAATGTTTATCGCTCAGCCAAGGCTCAAAGAAAGCTACGATAAATACATTGCACAATTTGTAGCGAAGGAAAAAGCAGAGAAAAACATTGATGTTCAGGTTCAACTTGAAATGCCGACAGCGGACACGGCTCCGCAAATTTTGAAAACAAGACTGGCTTCCAATGATGCCCCGGACGTATTCGCTGTTCATGCGATCAATGAAATTCCTTCGTTTTACAAAGCAGGCTATTTGGAGGATTTGTCGGGACAGCCATTTGTCGACAAGCTACTCGACAGCGTGAAGCCTTCCGTTACGACAACAGACGGTAAAATCGTTGCCGTACCTATGGAAACGCTGTCATGGGGATACGTATATAACAAAAAGATTTTCAAAGACCTCGGCTTGACGCCGCCAACTACTTTGACAGAAATGAAAGCGGTTATCGCGAAGCTGAAGGAAAATAAAATAACGCCATTCCTGCTGTCCTACAAGGAATCATGGATTCCGCAGCTGTTCCTGCCGCTGGCAGTAGGCGCCATCTCGAATACGACAGATAAAGATTTTGTGGAAAGAATGAACAAGGACGAAGGCTCCTTCAACGAAATGAAAGCGATGTTCGAAGTTATCGATCTGGTGAACCAGAATGGTACGGATAAAGCGATGGAGGTAGGCGGCGACGATGGATCAGCAGCATTTGCTACAGGCAAAGCGGCTATGTGGATTCAAGGGCCATGGTTTGCAGAGTCGATTCTAAAAGCAAATGCCGATATGGATTTTGGCGTAGCTCCACTGCCGATTAATGATGATCCTAATGCAACGATGATCAACCTGAGTACATCTACTTCACTCGTTGTATCAAAAAACAGTGCGAACAAGGAAGTGGCACTGGACTTCGTCAACTACGTGCTGGATGACAAAGACTCTAATGCTTTTTATGAAGAGCTCAAATTTAATCCGGTTGCCAAAAATCATTCGTTCACCACTTATCCTTGGGTAGAAGATGCCATGACTTACGTTAAAGAAGGCAAATCTTATTTGGATCCTTCCATCCCGCAAGCGGTTAAGGACGAGTCAGGCAAAGCGCTGCAATCGTATTACGCTGGACAACTGTCGCAGGATGGTGTTATAGCGGCACTCGACAAGGCATGGAAATCGTTTAACAAAGTCAATAAATAA